The Enterobacter huaxiensis sequence TAGCTGATCGAATAATCCTGGGTCGATGGCTTTGATTTTATTCGCGCGGAAGTCACGGAAAAAATGGTTTAGTCTTGCTAATTCATCCTGAATATAGCCTCTGCCATCGAAAAACTCCGCCTTAAGCGACTCACCAGTATGGAGATTGTTGAGCGTTAAGATACGCGGACGTGGTGTCGAGAGGGTGGCAAATGCTGGCGTCGGAAGGATGGCCGCTGCGCCGAGCGCAACACCACCTAACGCCAGCAGTCTGCGGCGATTAGCGTCAAATTTGTCCATGATAATCAGGTCTACAGGTCAATGTTATCGTAAATATGCTTAGCGCACGAAGGGCACCTTAACTGGCAATACAGCCCGCGTCAAGGCGCCCAATCCCAGTAAATACGCGGCCTACAGCCAGATCGGCCCGTATTCACCATAACTTACGACAATCATTTTTCCCGAACTACTTCATTTACCTGATTAATTGTTCAGCTTTTGGCAAAATTTGTGCGCCGGATCGCGCCGTGAGATCGTAATTGTAAATATCTGTACGGTACTGGGTGCGCCCGTCTTCGCCAACAAACGCCGTCAGATAGTAAAGATTGACCGGAATGTTGTGTCGAATATTCACGTAGCGCGTATCGCCTTGTTTAAGCGCATCCGAAATGCGCGTATCGTTCCAGCCCGCATCCTGTAACAGCATATTGGCCAGGTCAGAGGCCTTATTCACACGAACACACCCCGAGCTGAGCGCACGCGCGTCTTTCTGGAACAGGTTGTGATTCGGCGTATCGTGCAAATAAATTGCATCCGAACTTGGCATGTTGAACTTATAGCGACCCAGCGAGTTGTGCGCACCGGGTGCCTGCTGGAACCGGAACGGCAAGTTAGAGGCCGTAATGGTAGACCAGTCGACCATATAGGGATCGATCGCCTCTTTACTATTCCAGCCGCGCATCACCGTATAGTTATGACGCTCAAGATACCCCGGATCGTTCCACAGTTTAGGCAGAATATCCTTACGCGCCAGGGTCGGCGGCACGTTCCACGGCGGGTTTACCACCACGTTATTGAGCGCACTGCTCATCATCGGAGTTTTACGATCCGGACGACCCACGATGACGCGAGACGCCAGCTTTTCGTTGCCGTCCTGATAATAGACCAGAGAATAGGCGGGAATATTAACCATAATTCCGGTAGAAAGCGTGCCCGGCAGCAAACGTAAGCGCTGAATATTCAGGGCCAGCACCCCTGCCCGCTGCGCCGGAGAGACGTTCAGCCAGTCGCGGGTTGACTGACCAATAACGCCATCAGCGCCCAGCCCCTGTGCGGCCTGGAATTGTTTCACCGCAGCGACGAGCTCACGATCGTAGGCTGCCGGCTTATTGCTCAATGCAACGGCTTTCTTCTCGCTCACCGGTGCCGATGGGCTAACGACGGCGCCTTGCGGATCGTCGCCGGGAAGCGCAATTTTAGGGCCCCCGTCCAGGATACCAGCGCGTTTTAAAATCTCACGGATCGTCGGGACATCGCTACTCCACTGCCCAGGACGAAGCGTGGACGTGGCGCGCAGCTGCGGCCACGGTCGCGAGTCCGACACCAGCTCAAGCAACGACTGATGCATCGTGGCATATTGCGGATGCGCAGGCGTCAGGCTTGCGATAAAGCGCGGCAATTCGCCATTGTCCAGCGACAGCTGCCACTGGTTAATTACCGAGAGTGCAGGCGTGGCCAGTTTGTAAGGTTTATCGCTGTACAGCCAACGATTGCCGTTGACCGGAATACCCGCAACAAACTGAAGATAGCCCATCATGGCATCAGACAGCACGACGTCACGCGCCTGGCCGGTCACGGCAGGATTGGTCAGCAGTTCAACCCACGCCGTAAACTGCGGCTGGAAGCCCGCAATGGCGACCTCCGCCAGCTGCTGCTGGAAAGCGCGTACCGCATCGCGATTATCCCACATAGGTTTCATATCGCGTGCCGCATACAGCAGCGTTAACTGATTAATGTAGGCGGGCGTATACCCGGAAGGCAGCCCTGCTAAAAGCTGCTGGCGGAGTGATTCGATGTCGATGCCTTCCGGCAGCGGCCTGATCCCGGCCATAATGGCCGTCGCCGGAGACTGGTCCAGCGGCATTGTCAGCGACGTCGGCTGCGCGCCCATTGTCGCGGAGCTGTCTGTCGGTACGATTTCAGGCTCGTCGGCCTGAGCGGTGAACAGTGGAGCAAACATCACTGACAGGCATAAGCTTAGCGCTGACAGCTGACGACCACGTATTTTCTTTAGCAACATCCCTTGCCCCCTGTTTTCTTACGACATGCCCATCACGCTGGGGCTTTCCTTCAGTATAGAAAGGCATACACGCTGTTGCCTTGCCTTATGTAAAGAAGTTTAAAGATAACGCAGCCCTGAGCACAAGTTAAGTGAATAAAAAAAGCGGCGCTAATGCGCCGCTCTTTGTAACAAAACGCGCTATGACGCGTCAGCCGTCCCCGGCAACGACTCCGGCGGCTGCGGAGCAAAGCCGCGCAGGCCCACAACGTGTACGTGTTCGCTGTTCTGGAACACTTTACGCACCAGCTTATAGGTCGTGCCTTTTTCAGGGCTGATGTTCTCCGGTGCCGCGATGATAAGCTGCATATCGAGGCGATCGCAAAGCTCAAACAGCGTAGCGATGGAGCGGGCATCGAGACGCGCGGCTTCATCAAGGAACAGCAGACGGCATGGAGAGATGTCTTTGCCGCGCAGGCGGCGCGCTTCATCTTCCCAGCTCTGAACCACCATCACCAGTATCGACATACCGGTACCGATAGCTTCACCGGTAGAAAGCGCGCCGGACTCTGCACGCAGCCAGCCGTCGGAGCCACGGTTAACCTCAACTTCCATTTCCAGGTAGTTACGGTAGTCCAGCAGCTCCTCACCGATCGTTTGCGGCGTACGTTGGCCCATATCGATCTGCGGATTCAGGCGCTGATACAGTTTCGCCAGCGCTTCGGAGAAGGTCAGACGGTTACTGTTGAACAGATCCTGATGCTGTTCGTGCTGCTCAGACAATACATCCAGCAGGGTGGAATGCGCCTCACGCACGTTCACGTTCAGACGTACGCTGTTCACCTGGCCAAACGACACGCTCTGCAGGCCCTGGTTCAGCTGACGGATACGGTTCTGTTCACGCTGAATGGTTTTGCGAATGATGTTCGCCACGCTGCGTGAGCTGATCGCCAGCTTCTGCTCGCGCGAGGTCAGCTCTTCCGTCAGGCGACCCAGCTCAATTTCCATCTGTTCGATGGCTTCAACCGGATCGTCGGTACGGATGATGTCCTGACGAATACGTTCGCGCAGGTGCTGGTAAACGGCCACAAAGAACTGGATCTTACGTTCCGGACGCTTTGGATCTTCGGACATACGCAGCACGTCGCGCAGGTGTTCGTTATCCGCTACCGCCAGACGCAGGGCGCCCAACGCTTTATCCGACATGGAACGCAGTTCGTCCCCGGAAAGATAGGCCAGCTCGCGACGGTGCAGACGACGTTCAACATTGTTGTCTTTCACCATACGCATCACCGCGCACCAGCCCGCCTTGGCGGTCACGACCTGCTCGCGCATTTC is a genomic window containing:
- a CDS encoding YcbK family protein: MDKFDANRRRLLALGGVALGAAAILPTPAFATLSTPRPRILTLNNLHTGESLKAEFFDGRGYIQDELARLNHFFRDFRANKIKAIDPGLFDQLFRLQGMLGTRKPVQLISGYRSLDTNNELRAHSRGVAKKSYHTKGQAMDFHIEGVSLANIRKAALSMRAGGVGYYPRSNFVHIDTGPVRHW
- the ldtD gene encoding L,D-transpeptidase is translated as MLLKKIRGRQLSALSLCLSVMFAPLFTAQADEPEIVPTDSSATMGAQPTSLTMPLDQSPATAIMAGIRPLPEGIDIESLRQQLLAGLPSGYTPAYINQLTLLYAARDMKPMWDNRDAVRAFQQQLAEVAIAGFQPQFTAWVELLTNPAVTGQARDVVLSDAMMGYLQFVAGIPVNGNRWLYSDKPYKLATPALSVINQWQLSLDNGELPRFIASLTPAHPQYATMHQSLLELVSDSRPWPQLRATSTLRPGQWSSDVPTIREILKRAGILDGGPKIALPGDDPQGAVVSPSAPVSEKKAVALSNKPAAYDRELVAAVKQFQAAQGLGADGVIGQSTRDWLNVSPAQRAGVLALNIQRLRLLPGTLSTGIMVNIPAYSLVYYQDGNEKLASRVIVGRPDRKTPMMSSALNNVVVNPPWNVPPTLARKDILPKLWNDPGYLERHNYTVMRGWNSKEAIDPYMVDWSTITASNLPFRFQQAPGAHNSLGRYKFNMPSSDAIYLHDTPNHNLFQKDARALSSGCVRVNKASDLANMLLQDAGWNDTRISDALKQGDTRYVNIRHNIPVNLYYLTAFVGEDGRTQYRTDIYNYDLTARSGAQILPKAEQLIR